The Schistocerca americana isolate TAMUIC-IGC-003095 chromosome 8, iqSchAmer2.1, whole genome shotgun sequence genome contains the following window.
TTCTCCAACTCATAATGAAACTGTCACCTTTCAACTTAACAAAGACCTCAGACTGTGCTCAGTCTGTCTTCCAACCAAGATTTCAAGGTAGGTCCAATACCACATTTTCACCTCACcattgcactatctttcacagaaAAAATTCCATATGAAGATTGAAGGAAATAGAGCAACAGCCACTAGCATGTTGTTTCTAGACTCAACAACCTTCAATAAGTTAATTGTAAAATCCAAAGTCAATAGTTTATCTGATCATGATGGACAAAAATCAACAATTGAATGTATTGACCAGTTAGGTACCAATCACAGAAGAAAAGTGGTGTATAATGGAATCATAAACAATTATTTATAAAGCAGACAATGTTGAGCAAAAATCCACTCAGCTCAACTATGATAAACACAATCACaacacaagacacaaaaataatttgcaaGTAGATTTCGTTGTCTTCTCTAGGGTTCAGAGTAGAGTTATGTACATTATTGCTTCATTTTAAATGGGAGCGTGTTGAATATATTCAACAAGCTCCAATTTAACATAAAGTAGTAAATTGTGGCTTCCAAccaatacaaaataaattttaaaacacacCTCATCAGCCACTGTttctacaatttttaaaaaaaaaaatctagattcAAGAAGCAGCAGAGCACATTGTAAAGCTGCATGGAAGTATGCAGTTAACAGAGTTCTGTATTTACAAGTTCATTCTTTGAGAAATGTAATTACGTAAATATTAAGCCACCAGTGGCAGCTGTGTGATTAGAGCAATGTGAAGAACAGTTGAGGAAGTTGAAGGTGTTCCATCAATTTGGGGATATACTTTCAGTGCTTTTTATTTTAGATTCAGTTCTATAGccactaaaaactgtatctatgaTTACACTGTGTGTAAATATATAGGCTAGCTACAGAGGTTTAGCCCTACTTACAAAGTCATTTTTACTTTTAATACAAATATTCACTGACTCCTGgtcaaatgtatgttttccataaaTAAACTATTTACAGTTACATATTCAACAGACCAAGGTGTTGTACGATACAATACACAAAAGAGCAAACCGTTTATGAAAAAACGATGGTTTGAGTACCACAGTTCTCTACTTGGCATCTCCATACTGGACGCGAGCGACATTTGGTTCCCTTCGCGCGTATTGATGTCTGATTCACGCACTATGCAATAACATAAGGCGAAAATCAAACAAAATATTGCCACTTTCTCCAATACAAAAGTACACACTCAAATATAGACAAAATGTGAAATTAATTGAAAGGAAAATTATAGACTAACCTGATTGAGAATCCTTGTAGATATACGATTCTCCGTCAAACTGGTATTCTTCAGGTGATACTAAAGAGTTCGGCGCGACGCATTTAGAAGTCGTAGGGCCAGTGGCACTTTCAGAAGCGTCAGCATTAGCAGCTTTCGTTTCTTCTGCATTTTTTGTTCTTGGGACCCATTCGTTTTTTATTCCATCCCATTCATACTGAAAGGAAGATTCTGGGTCTGTGTAAACGCATACATCACCTTCGTAATGTACGTTTGCTGCATTCATCCCATGTTCCTTTAAAGTGGCTTCGTCTTGCGAATACTGTTCTGTCAGTTGCACGTCTTTTGAATCACGCTCTCCAGAATTTTCGTCTGCCATTCTTCCAGTTTCACAATACAACTGAGGCTTTAGTTACAATTATATAGCACGCCACTTCTACAACGTGAGAAAAATCAAACGCGACTGAGAATAATATGTAAGGCTTCCAACTGCGATTATATTTGTTTTGTCCGCTCCCTGAGATTTCCATATTTCAACTGATCTGTCATATTTTCATACGGTGAAAATATCGAACGAAAGAAGCTGCAGCACTTACAACTTTTTCAAACGCAAAccacaacacaaaacaataacaacTCAAAGATTTTAATAGAAAGATGTTGTATTTCTCTTCATTCTTCCAAACAATGTCAAGAGGAACAGATACCTTGTTCCAacaattatttactcaaaaatctGTATATCAAAATGTTTTTGTGTTAATAATTAAATCTTTTGCACTGACTATTACTGCTTAAACTATTGTCAATAAGGGATTAAAGccgtaaataataaaaatttcttaTATTAAATAATATATTGTATCATTTCTAAGCTCATTTTAATACTTATTTTTAAAAACGAAATAGATTACTCAACCAAATACCAAAAATGTGCAGCTATTATTCTGTGGCATAACAATTATTCTAGTTAGAATTTTGTATTCGTTCAAACTTCAACCAGTAGATGGCAGCTACTGCATATGTTGAACACTCCTGAAAATTCGAGAAGTTCTACGGTATAGAATCGATGTCAACATAGTCGACTGAGAACATCCCAGATCATTCCATAGCGCGAAACATTCAGTATATAAACGTGACAGGAGCCAGGTTGGGCACTTGCGGTGACCACTTGCAATAGAGAAGTGATACGTGGATTTAAGGAACGCCTGCGTTATTTGCGCTACACGGTAAGTGAGTAACTGTCTCGTGGATGTGGGCTTTGACATTAAAATAATTTATCGAGTTTGGCCCACTCGCTTCTGCTTGCGTGAGATTCGTGCTTGTTGTAGAGGAAAGTGTTAATAGCATTGTGAAGCGGCAAATGTGTGACAGTTATAAAGTGATGAAGTAAGAAAAATCTTTATGTGCTCTTTGCACTTATCATATGGTTTGGCATTGCAGATGTCGTTGCTGCCACTGATTTTTGGTGAAATAGAGTATCCGAGCCCGAGGATTAGCCCTCGGTATTCTCGTAACTTGCTCCTCGATGCTCTGAGTCAGTTGGAAGCTGCACAGAAAGACCTTGGCGCAGCCCAGTACTACGGAGATGATGGCTTAAAGGTAAGAATGAACGCTATATAAAGAGGTATTGTTACGAATTCTTATTGGAGTTCGTTCAAAGCATTGTCAACATTATTGAGACTGGAGCTAAACGGTCTATTTGGTAGTTGAAGTGTTGTCGTAACATTAACATAAAATTTACGCTTACAGGTGAATCTCGATGTGcaacaattcaaaccagatgaagttACTGTAAAGGTCGTTGACAAATTTGTCGTCGTAGAAGCTAAACACGAGGAGAGACAGGACCAGCATGGATACATTTCTCGTAGTTTCACTCGTCGTTATTTAATACCGGAAGACGCCGATGCAGATAAAATAGCATCGACATTGTCTTCGGACGGCGTACTTAGCATTGTTGCACCGAAGAAAGTGAGTAACGTTCATTAAAGGTTCAGTTTCCTTGTCAAATACTTTAGCACAGGGGTTCCcaagaaaattttctcgaggaccccctcatagAGCGTGATTGGTAtgttgtcatatcacagtatcaagtacctaagaaAAAAGCcacattaagagtctttttatacgttttctatttttagtacttagaaaaaacattgacattcattattcaaaaaatattgagcgaccaaaacaaaaaaatgttaccATACGAAATATAGTTTTTAttgtaatagcatcttgcggacgcatctggcatagctcgcggacgctgggggtccgcggaccacctgttgggaaccactgctctagactTATAAGTTTAATAATTTGTTTCGAAGTTTTTACTAATTATTAACATTACCTTCCAGAGGCCATTGCCCATGCCGGACGCCAATGAGAGGATTGTACCAATAGTTAGATCATCTGCACCAGCGGTAAAACAGGTTTCGGAACCTTCAAAAGTTGAGCAGGAGGGAGCAGCTGCAACAGAGGATACATCATCCAAGTAAAAGACAAACTAAATTTAAGCGTCAGGATTATAGTAACAGCTTCCTTAAAAGTAATGCTGTTGCGTGTTAAACTTAAGACTGATACTATTTTCCCTGTAGAAGGATTAATTTCATGAATTTTGTATTGTATTAACAGTTACGTTATGTATTCAGATAATAGTCAAATGTGATTCTGTATATTCTCATTTACGTATATGTAACATGCAGATTTTCATGTGTATCTTACTAGAGATAAATGCTTGCCATAGAACTTCACCTTTGCAATATGAAatataacatcttttttttatatataaatttttcattCCATTACATTTGTAACTGCACTTCGTTTTTGTAGGAGAATTATTGTAAttaaggaaaataataaaaattgttgaaCAGTGGTCatgaatttcattactgaattaCCAACCTGTTCCTAAACATTCTCTGCCATTGTTCAGAATTCATGAAAGAAAGCATTCTAAAAGTATGTATGAAAAATAAATGCAATCCAAAGATCATGAAAGAGATGATTGTATTGGTAGGTAGTGGGGCTCGAATATTATTGCTTATGATGGACGTAGTAAGTTGGTCAACTCTTGCTCTTGCTCAAATCTTGGAAGCAAGAACTATGTGCAACACTGATTTAGTCTCTGTGGCCATGATCTTACACAAATCCCTACCCACCTTGTACAAATACAGGAGTTTTTGTAATTACCAGTACCCTCTTAGGTAGATCGGACAGTTTGATTTTTGACCCAGAGGCTACAGCTGCAAACAGTTTATAGTGTTTGTTGATGTAGCCATGTGgattaaaaaaattatacacaacTTTTAGAGACTTAAAAAGTATGAAAATTGAGTCTCAAATGGTAATGATTCTAGGAATTAGAAGCTACAGTTGCTTATATGAGGGTTGTCAAAATCTCGTACATGTGCTAACTTAGCCAGAGTATGTAGACCTGTGTTCACTGTTGTACTGTTTGGTGACTTTACTGATGATGGCGAGAGTGCGCTTTGATTTTATAGTGTGTAAATTATATTGGTGTTATTTTGGAATTGGTTGCTGTTGTAATTACTTGACTAACTGAATGACACACATAGGCCTATTTCTCAAATTTTTGAACTTTTACTTTCGAACCGTTCTTTTTCTCTAAAGCATAAACAAATTATTGTAGTAAAGTGTGTTCTTGTAGTGAGGCTATTATTATATTGAAACATTTTGTGTATATATTACTACCTTCATTATATATTCTGTGTTGTTCACCAGTTATGGCTGGGCACACACTGTCAAGATATGACCACAATATAATTAATACAATATTGCAGTATAAACTATGATACTAAAACGAGTGCTATAAAACACATTAAAATGAAGAACTTAATTACAACATAGTTTACAGCTATAAAACCTATAGTGTTTAGAGTTGCTGCTGTTGTCATGGCACTCAGTTACAGCACAGGTAGACATTGTTCTGTGATTAGCAAAAATACTTCAGTATCGTAAAAATGTTCCTCTTCAATTTACACACAATTTTACCCCTTAATTGTTCCAGTGGTTGTGACTGAATATCATGATGCAGTGCACTAAATAATTTTAGGGCCACCATTGGGAAGCTGTTTCGTGTATCTGTTAATCAACTTTACTTCTCTTTCTGGAAGTCTCATTTTAAGTCAGAACTGATTAGATAGGAAAATATTGGCTGGCAATTTTTTGCCCCCCTTGAGGAAAGGGTCTTCATTGCTTTCTTTTGCAATAAAAGCATATTCTTGCATCCTACAGAGTAGCCCCACCACAACAGCAGCCCAAGTTGATGTAGCGGTGGAACACTGCATAGTATACTGTTAGTAGATACTGTTCTGATtttacactttttagtttcatcaagaGACACAGGTCCTCTGAAAATTTGGTACATACATGTTTAGCGTGCTGTTGTCAGGTTAACTTAGTATCAATCAAACAGCCCAGAAGTATAGCTGCTGCTGTTTCACGGAGTGCTGTAGTATCACTGAGGCTGCATGTCATCCTCtgcattttgttttcattaatttaCATCTTGTTCATGATAAGCTAAACCTTGGCCTCACTGAATAGAGCCTCAGATTGTTGAACGGCCTAAATGACTCCCTTCGCTTTTGAGAACAAGATTACATATTGCAAGGTGTGCTCTTTGTATCTCATGTCATTAACGAAAATCAGGACAGAGGCCCTATTTTGGATCCCAGTGGCACAATGTGTTGTAACTTCTTTTCACCTGAGTCTGCTGCTTATACTGTTACAACCTGTCATCTGTTACTCAAGTTAGATTCGAGAGTTTGCAGAACAGCTCCCCCAAAACCCTATGGTTTTAGCTTGCTGGCAGGACCTTAATGTGGGACACTATCAAATGTCTTACTAAGGTCACAAAGTACCATTGAAACTAACTCTTTGTTTTCAAATCCTGCCTTAGATACTTATAATTAAATGAAGTATTGCTGTGGTTGTTGATCTGCCCTTCTGGAAGCTGTGCTTTGCATTATAGCACATTATTTCCTTTAAAATaacttaattgttggtatgtcattGTACATGCCAATGCATTAGCTAGGACTGGTATTACAGATACAGATGGGCCTGTAGCTTGTGGCTTTTTGTAAAGTGGTACTGTGTATGCCACTTTTAGAAAGTCTGGAAATTCCTCAGCACGGGCATATTACTTCTGTCAGAGGTTGAGCAATTTCACAGATTATAGTTTTTAACACAGTAAATGACATGCCGTAAATATTGGTACTCGTTCAAGGTTTGTAGTTtcgtacaattttttttataacttttcGATACACATTCCTCCACAGTATTACTGTACTGCATTTATGTCCAAATTTCACCGAAATCTTTCACCCACTGTGCATTCCACTAGCTTTATTTTCATTGTACTCAACTTGTCTGCAAGAATTAGAGCAAGAAGCGAGCGTTTTCCTGTGTTTGTTAACCAGATTTCACACTGCCTTGCAAGAATTGCTAGCTTCATCAGCAAATCCAACACTGCTCTCCTTTGTTTTTTCACTTCTGTTCTGTAGAGCCATTTGGTCTGTTACACATTTCCAGTCTATTCTTAATGCCATTATTTGTAGCTGCTCAGACTTTATTGTATGCATTTTATTTTAGCTTCGTTAGGAGTATACCACCTCCATACTTTGGCTGTTTCCTGTGTGCATTTTGATTTGGCAGTTGGATATCAGTCgggttttagttttattcatgACATTGGACTTTTGAGTGTCTGGAAAATGTAACCGAATGCTTCATTTAATGGCAATTCTTCAAATATATGGTGTTAATTTATAGAAGATGCTGCATCATTGAAAACATCTAAACTTTTCTTTGTATTAAACCTGTTTCTGAACACACAATTTGACTGTCAGCTGGGAATTTGTAGTGCACTCACTGGGTTTGCTATAAGATCATGATTACTGTACTGTGATCTGCAAGCACAGAGTCAACCCACTTACTTTGTTGTCCCAGCTATTTATGTTTGTGACAGTTATGCTAGACAAACATCTCATCTTGTTGATCAGTAATTTCCCAGAAATAGACCATAGCTGCTTACTAAGTTCGTAGAAGCTCTCCTCTTCTCCAATACAAATGTTGACGTCTCCACATAACACAATTTTTGCTCATAGGTGCATTAGATGAATACACACAGTTTTATAATTAGTTGCAAAACAGTACACAGAAACAATGATTAAGTTAGCTGCTGGCAGCCGCAAAGCAGCCAGTTCTAGGTTCAAATCTACGCAGAAGTTATTTAATCAATTTTCTTGACTCTGAGCATATTATGTGCATACAGAGTCATATCCAGATATTCAATACGTCTGTAGTTTTCTGTTTCTAGTTGGACGAGATAGTGTTTACATGTACATCAGGTCTCACTTGCTCaacgaagaatgaaaatgtatcaagtTTTGTCCTGAAGCATTGCACATTTGCCGTTTCTATAACTAATCCTGAATTCTCTTCTTTGTTATCATTTCCTTTTATACTTGAATATTCTCAGGCTTCATAGTTTATTGTACTGGATGTTTTATCGCAACATTCTTTTGCCACATATTGCGTGTCCCGTTTAGTTCAAAATCAGCACTAATTTCGAAACTATTATTCAGTCCTCCCTTTGTTTCCGGTTCATCAACTGTAAAACTTCTGTGATCTGGAAAAGTGTTTCGTAAGAAGTTACTTAGTTTCAACTGCAGTGCCACCTCTTGATCTGCTATTTTGTCACCATACAGCATTCCTATTTCGTCACCAGTACCTGTTGTCTGTACTTCTGTTTTTAGGACTAATATTTCCAAACTTTGCAGAGTATCGTCAATCAGCTTGTTCATGTCTGTATTTGGTTTGTTTCTAGTGATAAATTTTGCTTCAATGACGCACTTGTTTACACTCCAAGTGGATGCCATTGCAGCAATGTTTGGGTCTTTATCAACGTTATTTCCAGTTGGAAAATGACCACCTCCTGGTTTCGCCAGCTTTTTACTGCCATCCGTAAAGGAAATTACGAGGGCAAATAATATTTGTGAGTGGTGGGCAGACAGTAAGAAAATGTGAACCCCCTTTTGAATCCAGCACTCCCTTGTGGAGTAGTACGGCAAACGTCTGATGTGGTACAACCATCTTTTAAGCACGACGAAGGCAGCACCTGCCAGTCTGTAAACTCAGGTTGCAGTATACATTACCTAAAAAAAATTTAATATCCACTTAATAATGCGCATATTACCTTTGTAAAACCCTCAGAGGAATTTCTATGTTCAGTGAGAATAACTCAAGGCAAAATTTTCTATACTGTAACGTTAATCCATCTCGCTGCAAGAtcgctcttacaagggaaccttcccatcgcacccccgtcagatttagttataagttggcacagtggataggccttgataaactgaacacagatcaattgagaaaacaggaagaagttgtgtggaactgtgaaaaaataagcaaaatatacaaactgagtagtccatgggccacataagcaacatcatggacgaagtgtgcttagaagcgccgtggtcccgtggtagcgtgagcagctattgacatctctgttcactgtaataagtttagtgtctgtgttttgcgaccgcattgcaaaaccgtgcgattagtagacgaaaggacgtgcctctccaatgggaacagaaaacatttgatcgtaaggtcataggtcaaccgattcctccacaggaaaacacatctgatatattctatacgacactggtgacggcatgtgcgtcacatgacaggaatatgttgtcgacccacctaacttgtgcacttggcgaatgggtaaaaagactcttctaccttgcccgatttaggttttcttgtggatgtgataatcactcccaaaaaagtgatgaaaacataagagtttgtcacataaactgaaaataaaaaattaaaatttacacttgttGGAGGGTACGAACCTatgacctttcattccgcagctgctcacgttaccccGAGACCACGGTGCTCCCAAGTTCCTCGTGTCTTTATTATAGCTTATCttgtactcagtttgtatattttgtttattttttcacggttctacacaacttcttcctgttttctcaattgatctgtgttcagtttttcaaggcctatccactgtgccaacttataactaaatcttaggggggcgcgatggggaggttcccttgttagtgccgTGGCTTCAAATGGATGTTCAATGTGTTCTCAGAAAATCTCAAGCACGAACCCTAGCCGACAATGTTACAAATTAATCGGTGTGTATGAGACAACATGGGTTTCCTAATACGTTCCAAAATGCCACACATAAAAATGGGGCTCTTTCTGGGTTCATACCTTGGGTGCTATTGGTGATGTAAAGGTAGGGTCAagggttttggatagcccttggactaGGGACTATTCGTCTACCCAACAAAAGGATCGTGTTAGTTAGTGTAtaacttcctcctgcttaggcaaatggaacaaatcgtTTGGTTCTGTGTGCATTTGATGTATACAGTGGCCCTTAAGGTGCTTTGGAGCGACCATTAACTCATGGGCGGTCCCTTAGAAAAccccaaaaatatattttttatgttttcttaccGAAACCGAGCCAAGGGTTTCAAGACGGCTATGCACTCAAAATGGCTCAAAATTTTACGACATATTCCTCAGATCCCGATCTCAAAACAACCGTGAAAATGTTCTTGATGTCTTTAAGCATTTCCGAGTACAGAGGTGGAAAGTAACCCTCCTCCTTCGACTTTCAGTGCCTATCCGGGTCGGAC
Protein-coding sequences here:
- the LOC124545164 gene encoding protein lethal(2)essential for life-like; the encoded protein is MSLLPLIFGEIEYPSPRISPRYSRNLLLDALSQLEAAQKDLGAAQYYGDDGLKVNLDVQQFKPDEVTVKVVDKFVVVEAKHEERQDQHGYISRSFTRRYLIPEDADADKIASTLSSDGVLSIVAPKKRPLPMPDANERIVPIVRSSAPAVKQVSEPSKVEQEGAAATEDTSSK